The following coding sequences lie in one Rutidosis leptorrhynchoides isolate AG116_Rl617_1_P2 chromosome 4, CSIRO_AGI_Rlap_v1, whole genome shotgun sequence genomic window:
- the LOC139840789 gene encoding uncharacterized protein yields MELIKTTKIQPERPDSWRWDGCNKVEVFVWRVLKKWLPVLVELDKWGIDLHSVRCSICDNDIESVDHSLGTCKEVNDLWRKVLDWWGFMLESHDLALHNSTFAELIHYYVLNSHDNPVMLESHDLALHCLIL; encoded by the exons ATGGAGCTGATCAAAACAACAAAGATTCAACCAGAGAGACCTGATTCGTGGAGATGGGATGGCTGCAACAAA GTAGAAGTATTTGTTTGGAGAGTATTGAAAAAGTGGTTACCAGTATTGGTGGAATTGGATAAATGGGGGATTGATCTTCACTCGGTGAGATGTTCGATTTGTGATAATGACATTGAGTCGGTGGATCATTCTCTTGGTACTTGCAAAGAGGTGAATGATTTATGGCGTAAGGTGCTAGATTGGTGGGGGT TCATGTTAGAGTCTCATGATTTAGCTCTTCATAATTCCACATTTGCTGAGTTGATCCATTACTATGTTCTCAATTCACATGACAATCCAGTCATGTTAGAGTCTCATGATTTAGCTCTTCATTGTCTCATTCTCTAA